CGATGATGGCGGCGGTGTCGGCTCTGATCATCGGCATCACCGCGGTCGCCGTGCTTCTGCTCGACCGTGTCTATGGGTTGGACCGCATCCTCGTCGGCCAGCACTGAGCATCCGCTCCGGCCGTCCTCTCTTCGGAGACCATTCATCATGGCTTTGCTGCAGCGTGTGGCCGAACAGGGCCGGCGCGTGGTCCGCTTCACCCTCGACGGGCGCCCGGTGGAGGCGCTGGAGGGCGACACCGTCATGACCGCCATGCTCACCAACGGGGAGCGGCTGCGCCGCACGGAGTTCGCCGATGCCCCGCGTGCCGGCTTCTGCATGATGGGCGCCTGTCAGGATTGCTGGGTGCGGACGGAGGAGGGCGAGCGGCTGCGCGCCTGCGGCACCTTCATCGCCGACGGCATGCGGCTGCTCAGCAACGGGGAGTGGACGTCGTGAGCGGGGTTCTCCCTCCCGTCATCGTCGGCGCCGGTCCGGCCGGCATCCGCGCGGCGGAGCGGCTGGTCGCCGCCGGGCTGCGCCCGGTGGTGGTGGACGAAGCCGCGCGCTGGGGCGGCCAGATCTACCGCCAGCCGCCGGAAGGAGGCTTCACCCGGCCGAAGACGGCGCTGTACGGGTTCGAGGCGGGCAAGGCCGATGCGGTCCACCGCGCCATGGCGGCGATCCGCGACCGCGTGGACTACCGCCCGCGCACGCTGGTGTGGAACTGCG
The sequence above is drawn from the Azospirillum lipoferum 4B genome and encodes:
- a CDS encoding (2Fe-2S)-binding protein; the encoded protein is MALLQRVAEQGRRVVRFTLDGRPVEALEGDTVMTAMLTNGERLRRTEFADAPRAGFCMMGACQDCWVRTEEGERLRACGTFIADGMRLLSNGEWTS